Genomic DNA from Fimbriimonas ginsengisoli Gsoil 348:
GGATGCCGATCGTCTGCCAGGCGGCGGCGCCGGTGACGCGACCGATGAGGATCTCGGTGGGCGCGCCAGTGGTGAAATAGAACGGGAACGCTTTGGCGAGGCCGGCGGCCCAGGCGGGCAGAAGCGAGATCGGGAAGAGCTGGCCCGACAAGAACAGCATCGGGATGTAATACAGCTCGAAGATCGAATAGACCTCCTGGGTGTACAGCGCCAGCATCGCCATCGCCATAACGACTGTAAAGCTGACGAAGTGGCCGAGCACCAGCGACAGCCAGAATTCGGGTCCGAAGTGCAGGGTCGCGTCTCCTAGGAGGGAGCGATAGAGGATCAGGAGAAGCACGAAGACGGGAGCGAACAGCGAGACCCGGATGATACGCCAGGACAGGTTCCGGATGTAGCTGATCTGAAAGAAGCTCATCGGTCGGAGAAGCGCAGTCGAAAATTGTCCCTCCTTGATCTCCACGGCGAGGTCCCACATGATGTGGCTGGTCACAAAAGAGCCGAGCATCAGCATGCAGAGGTAGTAGAGAACGAAGTCGCTCGTTCGGTACCCGGCGATGGCCCCGGCTTTGCTGGCGTGTGACCACACGAGCGGCATGGTAACCGCGGTAGTAACGTCCGTCAGGATCCAGATGATCCCGCTGGCCCGGTAGGCGAGCCCCTCCTGGAAGTAGATCGCGAATACGGCTTTCCACTTGCGCAGGGCAACTTCCATAAATCTATGCTACCGTCCGGCGTCTACTCCACGATTTTCTTGGCGCCCTCGTAATTGTATCAGTATTGCTTGTTGCGACCAATAGCGCACCAAGGAGGCGGAGGGAAACCAGCTCAAAGTGCGAAGCTATCTGTTGGTATGCGAGTTCGTTTTTTCGCGATAACCATCGCCTCTTTGGCGTTGGCTGCAGTCGCCTCCGCCACGGGCCAAGCCCGGATCGCGGTTGGCAAGTACAAGTGGGTTCCGGCGGAAGATACGATTTCGTTCTACAAGCGACACAAGCTGCCGATGCCGAGCGCGGTGCTTTGGATGAACGCCAGCGGCGTTTTCCGTCATGTCCTGACCGACGACCAAGGCACGGATACCACGCTCGGTACCTACACCGTAAAGGCCGACGAGATCACGTTCAAGATCGAAACCGGTGACGGCGTCGGATTGCCTCGCAAGATGAAGCTGGAGCTCGACAGCATCAGCGCCACTGGAACGTCGTTCCTAAGGGATAAGAAAGTCCAGTTGACGCCGACGGCTCCGAGCGCACCGGCGGCGGACTCGATGCCGGACTGGGTTGTCGGGACGTGGACGCTTCACCGGAATGGGGCGGAGGACTCGACCACTCGCTTCTCGTTCACATCAAACGGCACCTTTCGGTACAAGGGGCTGGGCGGCACATCCGCCGGGACATTCACGGTCTCCGACACCGGCATCGATCTCTTCTATTCGGAGATCGACGGGGAGCCCGTAGACCAAGGGGTAAAGATGCACAAGACGCTTCCGCTCCTTGAGGAGAAGGCCGCCTTTATGGTCGACACCTACCGCTACGAAAAGTCGTCGGCTGGTAAATAGACGGGGAAACTTCTTCAGACGTCCGATTCTTTCGTTCGGTTCGTCCATGTTTAGCTAAGAAACTAGCACTGGACCGCGTAGACGCGTATCAGCCGATCTCCGATACTCCTCCAAGGAATCGGATATGCGAAAGATCGTTCTTACCCTTGCTCTGGCCGCCTTCTCGGCGGCTTCCTTTGCCGTCACCCGCGATCGTGTCG
This window encodes:
- a CDS encoding ABC transporter permease is translated as MEVALRKWKAVFAIYFQEGLAYRASGIIWILTDVTTAVTMPLVWSHASKAGAIAGYRTSDFVLYYLCMLMLGSFVTSHIMWDLAVEIKEGQFSTALLRPMSFFQISYIRNLSWRIIRVSLFAPVFVLLLILYRSLLGDATLHFGPEFWLSLVLGHFVSFTVVMAMAMLALYTQEVYSIFELYYIPMLFLSGQLFPISLLPAWAAGLAKAFPFYFTTGAPTEILIGRVTGAAAWQTIGIQCIWIVIAYAAAKFLWRKGLRHYTGVGL